The DNA segment GAAAAACGACATTTCTTTTGCCGTGATTGAAGGCGACCAGCAAACCACGAATGATGCCGACAGGATTGCCGCCCTCGAAATTCCGGTAATCCAAATCAATACCGGCAAAGGTTGCCATTTGGACAGCGAGATGATTTCGAAAGCGGTAAAGGAACTTTCCCCGAAGGACAATTCTTTGTTGATGATCGAAAATGTGGGGAATTTGGTTTGCCCTTCGATGTTTGATTTGGGCGAAAACATAAGGGTTGTCATTATTTCCGTTACCGAAGGCGAGGATAAACCCATCAAATATCCCGACATGTTTTATGGTTCGCAAGTTTGCGTCATCAACAAAATAGATTTGTTGCCTTATCTTAAATTTGATATGGCCAAATTGAAGGATTATGCGAAGAAAGTCAATCCGAATCTCGTCTTTTTTGAAGTTTCCGCCTACACGGAAGAAGGAATGGCATCTTGGTACCAGTTTTTAAAACAATCTCTAAATCAATAAAACGATGTGTTTAGCCATTCCCGGAAAATTGGAGAAAATTACAGCCGAATTGGATGAAACCTTCCGAA comes from the Flavobacterium limnophilum genome and includes:
- the hypB gene encoding hydrogenase nickel incorporation protein HypB, whose protein sequence is MCVTCGCSSDENEVKIIKVDGTSVQHSHSHDHGYGSHVHSHSHDHDHDHEHHHHDHSHDHIKEIDLERAILHQNDLLAERNKGYFEAKNIFAINLVSSPGSGKTSLLERTIADLKNDISFAVIEGDQQTTNDADRIAALEIPVIQINTGKGCHLDSEMISKAVKELSPKDNSLLMIENVGNLVCPSMFDLGENIRVVIISVTEGEDKPIKYPDMFYGSQVCVINKIDLLPYLKFDMAKLKDYAKKVNPNLVFFEVSAYTEEGMASWYQFLKQSLNQ